Within the Cherax quadricarinatus isolate ZL_2023a chromosome 39, ASM3850222v1, whole genome shotgun sequence genome, the region ATATCTtacactaactgcctcctcttttagtttatataccttcacctctctcttatttgctgcttctattttccttgtatcccatgtaccttttactctcactgtagctacaactaaaaagtgatctgatatatctgtggcccctctataaacaagtacatcctgaagtctactcaacagtcttttatctaccaatacataatccaacaaactactgtcattacgccctacatcatatcttgtatacttatttatcctctttttcttaaaatacatattacttatagctaaacccctttctatacaaagttcagtcaaagggccaCCATTATCATTTATGCCTGGCACCCTAAactcacctaccacaccctctctaaatgtttctcttacttcagcatttaggtcccttaccacaattactctctcacttggttcaaaggttcctatacattcacttaacatctcccaaaatctctctctctctcgtctatactactctctctttcaggtgcatacacgcttattatgatccacttttcacatccgacccttattttaatccacataatccttgaatttacacatttattctctctcttctccttccacttccccatggacaatagagagaagaaaaaaaagaacaaaagCTTTTGagtaaaagaagaaaaaccctagatgtgtgtatgtatacatacatgcatgtgcatgcctgtgtagtgtgacccaagtgtaagtagcagTATCAAGATATACCTGCTATCCAGTATGTTTTTGAGGCAGAAaatagacaccagcaatcctaccatcatgtaaaacagtcactggtttctgtttcacattcaactggcaggacggtagtacctccctgggtggttgctgtttaccaacctactacctatcatTTGTAAGTACTAATTCAGATTCTCCTCAACCACAGAATGTGTTAGCCGTTGCAACAGAGTTCAGTCCCCTTCATGATgatacccattctgcatatgtaaatctcatCCTAGTAGAGTTGGGATTCAATATTAACAGCCTGTATAGATAGTTAACCAAGTTAACTATCTATGTTTACCATATCAACTTATTGATATTCATTTGTTTTTTTTGTGCGTGCTCATGCCCTCTTTGAATTCTAAGATTTAACAGTAAATAACTTGTGCATGccaagtctgccttttctgttaatcactttcttcttcgtagatcacacgaataaaAATTGTTCGATTAATTCTATCCCTTGTAAATATAtcataatttgtaatgcattacactTACATCCATTACATTCTATTACCATTCCTGTAATTAGTTCTACGTTATCTGTATGTTTGCTATTGTACAGGAttagcccagagccacctgcctgttcagcatGTAGAATATGCATTGTATGTCAAGAAGCCATATGTCTCGACATACAATATGTCTCGACATACAATATGTCTCGACATACAATATGTCTCGACATACAATATGTCTCGACATACAATATGTCTCGACATACAATATGTCTCGACATACAATATGTCTCGACATACAATGTGTCTCGACATACAATGTGTCTCGACATACAATGTGTCTCGACATACAATGTGTCTCGACATACAATGTGTCTCGACATACAATGTGTCTCGACATACAATGTGTCTCGACATACAATGTGTCTCGACATACATGACTGAGCTGTCAGTAGCGTATCAATAATTACAGCTGTATTACTTGTGTATCATATGCAGTTAGTACCAGCTATATTATACATAAACTCTGTCCAGTTACGCTCAGTGGCTAGCTGTGATGACACGAGCCCCGGGCATGTGGGCACTTGCCCGCATGCCCCACTCTCAGTTCCACACTAGATATAGGCGAGACAGGTAGGCCTGAGCTTCCCCTCACAAGACTATCAATATATGTTACCAACCGACCTTGTGTGTATTTCTTCGACCGTCCATGGGATATTTCTAACACCTTGTGTTAACCATAGCATCATGGGCCCCTACCTACCTCCTCCTACCCTTCctttccaccctccctccttccatccttctttccctccctctttcaacccttccatctctccctcccaccctcctaccACCCTTCGGTCCCTCCCTTCTGCCCTCTTACCACCCTGCCGTCCCGCCTTCTTGCCCTCCTACCACCCTTCTGTACCTCCCTCTTGCCCTCCTACCACCCTTTTGTCCCTCCCTTCTGCTCTCCTACCTCCCTGCCgttcctccctcctgccctcctaccACCCATCTGTCTTTCCCTTCTGCCCTTCtaccacccttccttccttcccttccaccctcctaccacctttccatccctccctccttccacccttccttccctctttctgAAGTATTCACTTACCATAAGATTAAACATGAAGGTAGAATACCACGATAAGCTTTGACTGCTACACTGAAGGGAGAACAGATGATGAGTGAAGGCAACGAAGGCTGCTGGATCTACCGTAGGAGTTATCATGTGTATCCCGTGGAGCATGTTATCAGCCATGATAGCAAAGTCTTCAGGAGGATTTTGCAAACCTTCTACTATGACCGTCTTGAGTATTGCTTTACACCTTCGTCTGACTTCCTCCAGCTCACCTGAGCACACGTTGTACCTGTGGCACGTATATTTGTTAACTTTAAATGAAACAAAAAGAAACAAATCAAGTTTTGGTTGTGGTAATGTTTGGATCTCTGAAGATTATTACTGACGCTGTCTTGATGCTGCGGTCTGCTGTCTTCTGCTGTCTTCATGCTGTTTTCTGTAAGGACAGGAGAGTCACATTACAATGCTCAAGTTCTGCATTGAAGAATACACACACAAGTcttaatattatacacaagaGAAGCACAAAATCTGCAAGTATCCAACAGCACATGAGGAACGAGGTTAATCAGAGTTAAGCAGAggatcaatcaagtttattctctataaagattacaatgcggggtttacatgttttggatattgtgtggtttacatgttataaaatactaattacagagggggcctctaggacacctagcatggctaggtgtcctagtggcacctatagttataggcgtcttaaggtttcttacagtaaaattagcaaaaatgtattccccatattcatcactaaagcaagtggtgctaatacaagatagttggttagagtaatagattgcaataccaccccgaACTTGGTAtgttctgcagttgtggattgctgtgtatcctggtagagggtagatacctactgtgtcctgcttaagccaggtctcagtaagaataatgcttttagcgactcaaggagtgccaggaggtcatcatagtgtttgcttaaggacctgatgtagtcaagaactgatagactttgagcattgtttaggatagtgctggcttgtgatgctgtgtaataaaggcagttactttccaaaaagttttgattgggtgttagattatggaggatGAGGAGAGTAACTAATTCCTTGGACCAAAATCCCTTCGCGAGCATAAGAACACATCCTTGAAGCGTCAAAACTAACTAGACGTGTTGTGTAATTGACTCACAAAGTACTAGAATCTTTTTATGTAATTCTGTAGTTTAAACGCATTCCATTATGAACAATGTCAAATTTCAACAGTCAATACCAACTCGTTACTCTCATGACCAATTCAATCATATATTATATAAATCAAAATTACAATTCATAAAACTACTCAAAATCTATTTTTCATGATCCACAATCACTTTGTCCAGAAGTGGTTCCAGGCCACCAGCCTTAAGGATGAATAAATTTAATGGAATGGACAAAAAAATTCTGTTTATcatagggagacatcttaaataactttctaatgtaaaattatgctattgactattgttggacaccatcattaagaagctattgtcacgaacttataaactggccagaaaattattgcctttcttgtcgtataaatatccgttgtgcaatcgcgaaaaaaaaaaaaaagcaattgcaacttgtataactactaccaattcagagtcatgtacttatatacctattatatctatgtgactctgatgagttagtattatacccctttaagaatatcttatcaattcacatacactttttaaattgcaccaaagtggttgggccacttaccttttatatcctacctctccccccgtcacacccttttccaatatttccatccttacccatccttcttccttacccatcttaccaaagctctggtcatcatcatcatcagaagGAGGGTCGGGAGGGAAGAGTGAAATAGGGGTGCTAGGcagctcacactccaccaccacggtAAGCTGACTCAACATCGACACTCCACCACCACGGTAAACTGACTCAACATCGACACTCCACCACGGTAAGCTGACTCAACATcgacactccactaccaccacggtATGCTGACTCAGCATCGACACTCCACCACCATGGTAAGCTGACTCAGCATCGACACTCCACCACCACGGTAAACTGACTCAACATCGACACTCCACCACGGTAAGCTGACTCAACATcgacactccactaccaccacggtAAGCTAACTCAGCATCGACACTCCACCACCATGGTAAGCTGACTCAGCATCGACACTCCACCACCACGGTAAACTGACTCAGCATCgacacacactcctccaccatggTAAGCTGCAGCATCGACAGACACTCCTCCACCACGGTAAGCTGACTCAGCATCGACAGACGCTCCTCCACCACGGTAAGCTGACTCAGCATCGACAGACACTCCTCTACCATGGTAAGCTGCAGCATCGACAGACACTCCTCCACCACGGTAAGCTGACTCAGCATCGACAGACGCTCCTCCACCACGGTAAGCTGACTCAGCATCGACAGACACTCCTCCACCATGGTAAGCTGACTCAGCATCGACAGACGCTCCTCCACCATGGTAAGCTGACTCAGCATCGACAGACGCTCCTCCACCACGGTAAGCTGACTCAGCATCGACAGACAGTCCTCCACCACGGTAAGCTGACTCAGCATCGACAGACGCTCCTCCACCACGGTAAGCTGACTCAGCATCGATAGACGCTCCTCCACCACGGTAAGCTGACTCAGCATCGACAGACACTCCTCCACCACGGTAAGCTGACTCAGCATCGACAGACGCTCCTCCACCACGGTAAGCTGACTCAGCATCGACAGACGCTCCTCCACCATGGTAAGCTGACTCAGCATCGACAGACACTCCTCCACCACGGTAAGCTGACTCAGCATCGACAGACGCTCCTCCACCACGGTAAGCTAACTCAGCATCGACAGACACTCCTCCACCACGGTAAGCTGACTCAGCATCGACAGACGCTCCTCCACCACGGTAAGCTGACTCAGCATCGACAGACGCTCCTCCACCACGGTAAGCTGACTCAGCATCGACAGACGCTCCTCCACCACACTAAGCTGACTCTGCATCGACAGAGTCTTTTAATTTGTAATTACCTTTACCTGAAGAACTCAACACTCATAAAGAGCCTCGTCGTACACAGATCCACACTTACGTAAGTCCCAAGATACAAGCAGCCTTATATTCTTCCCAAGGTACATACGTCCACTCTTACGTCCCAAGATACAAGCAGCCTTATATTCTTCCcaaggtacatacatccactCTTACGTCCCAAGATACAAGCAGCCTTATATTCTTCCCAGGGTACATGCATCCACTCTTACGTCCCAAGATACAAGCAGCCTTATATTCTTCCCAGGGTACATACATACACTCTTACGTCCCAAGATACAAGCAGCCTTATATTCTTCCCAGGGTACATACATCCACTCTTACGTCCCAAGATACAAGCAGTCTTATATTCTTCCCAGGGTACATACATCCACTCTTATGTCCCAAGATACAAGCAGCCTTATATTCTTCCcaggatacatacatacactcttACGTCCCAAGATACAAGCAGCCTTATATTCTTCCCAGGGTACATACATCCACTCTTACGTCCCAAGATACAAGCAGCCTTATATTCTTCCCAGGGTACATACATCCTCTCTTACGTCCCAAGATACAAGCAGTCTTATATTCTTCCCAGGGTACATACATCCACTCTTACGTCCCAAGATACAAGCAGCCTTATATTCTTCCCAGGGTACATACATCCACTCTTACGTCCCAAGATACAAGCAGCCTTATATTCTTCCCAGGGTACATACATCCACTCTTACGTCCCAAGATACAAGCAGCCTTATATTCTTCCCAGGGTACATACATCCACTCTTACGTCCCAAGATACAAGCAGCCTTATATTCTTCCCAGGGTACATGCGTCCACTCTTACGTCCCAAGATCCACAGGTCCACATTTATAAATCTGACTCTTAGGAAATAATTAATGTCTTATAACTACTGAAATGTAATAAAAACTTGTAAAAAGCATTACTATCCTTAGATGATTTTTATCTCTATTAGCGACATTTTTCAGTTTCTTCCCCGCACTGGGTTTTATAAGGTCAGTAATAAAGCCCACAGTGTTAGCAAAACATTGTCATTAATAAAGATATGTAATGCATCAAAGTGCCATTTGTGTCCCCTTATCGGCATGTAGATGCAAGCTTTTATGGTTAGTCAAAGAAAAGTCATAACACAGTTTGCAAGCTTGGGATCCAGAACTACCAACCCTTAACATGGCCATCACAACTGTATATCCGACACGTACATTAAACACAGCTCAAATCTCCTCGTGAAAGCTGACTTTGGTAATATTTCTAACACGTGTTGGTAAAGGCTGAAGCGGCGAAGTGTCCCATCTTACATATTGATTATAGTTACCATAACTCACTTCAACACCAAGGCAGAAAAATTAGAAACCACAACAATTTATGAATATTACATTTAAAATCTACTTGTTTTTACTAATGAACGAATAGTTTTagcaataaagaaaaaaaaattgtatttaaaAACTTATTCTGCACTAATATTTCCtaattattatatatggtagtatGCTTTTGTATTATAAATGTTATGGTAAAATTTATAATTTCGAAGGAAATTTCCATATGGTATGCTTACCTGTCATCGATGCCTAAGAGGTATCCAATACATTTCCAGAAGTGGACAAGACTCTCTTCTTCAGACCTCGTGCAGTGAATTCCCAGCTGCGGTCCATGTGTCAGGACTAGTCCAAAAAATGCCCACTGAGTCACTACCATATCTGACTGGGAAGCTAACACAACCTCTGACTTGTGAGCATCTGTGAAGGCTTTGGTGTGCATTCCTCTCACCAACTGGATGGATCTGAAGGCACTGAAAATATTATTGAAGTTTAGGTTAAATTTCATAGCGTGAAATGAATGAACAATTCACTATATTATCACATAATGCAGGTTGGCTAGGACTACCGAGATGGCTTACTGACAACACATCCAGCAACAAAGAACGTGGAAACTCAAGATCTTTTAGAAAACTGTGAAAACGTAATATATGTAAGACAAAAAGGAGACTGTTCCAGTAATCAACCTACATCAACTGTGCTGCCAGACCAGAAACGTATAAACTATAACCGGGCAAGTTTTCTTGTATTGCACTCTTTTCTAGTTGCAATCAATTTCTCATGGGCAGAGGAAACAGAGGGAAACCAGCGCCAGAAACTATCCCGGAATAAAGAAGATAAAAAGTAAACTACTGTCTTCCAATACGTCTAGCCCAGGGGCCGATATTTCCCTCTGTCACAGAAACAAAATAAATATGGACAACCTACCCATATCTTTCCTCAGCTCCTGCAGCCTCAACGGTTTTTAACAAAATCTTATTCAATACCAAAAGCTGACTGATATCTGAACACGAGAAAACGGTTACCAGCTTAAGCTAAattttacataaacatatatatatatatatatatatatatatatatatatatatatatatatatatatatgcaaaacaaccactctgaaagaatagagaaattccaagcgctttcgtgactactcacattatcaaggaactatgaaagtgaagcatccaaggaagctatataaggggtccggccagcacctcactatcagatcccacaacggttaaacacgtgacgcgcggcgagccaacttggataggtcctttgcacaactcacccccaagctattctacccaagaaaattaaaaaattatttgtccagtgtattattaaattcttcccaaattctattaattataaatggatctaatttatataaaccaaaggaaatattcatattattttcaaaactgctttttatgaaacaagattcaattatattcctgtcgaccatggacttgcttgatactactttctcaactttttgaaaatcaattggattgttaaaatctcttacatgaataaataaagcattggaatcttgtccagttctaatgctatatttatgttgttttaatcttagttcgagatttttaccagtttgaccgtaataaactttatcgcaaattttacaaggaatcttatagacacatccatcaacatccatccaaatggcttgttgatattttgagccctattgttggcaaaatttctaactttaatgttaaaaacaacatagacttggttgataaattaagctccttgactgacttaaatgattttaacatggttagttttgatgttacttccttgttttcgaaagttcctgttgatgatttattaagtttcttatctgaagaactcgttaactatgatttaccattgccagttcctactatcattaaacttattaaactttgcattgttgatgcaaaatttgtatttaatgataagttttacactcagaagtttggtatggcaatgggaaatcctctttcacctgttcttagtaacctatacatggatttttttgaaacaaggttgcttaacacaatcctccctaatagagctaaatggttcagatatgttgatgatattttgtgtcttatgcccaaaaatgtagatatacaccatttccttggaaaattaaatagcttagcccattctataaactttactgttgagtttgaagaaaatagctcattgccttttctagatgttttaattactaagggaaataatgaattcaaatttaaaatttacagaaaacctacaaataactgttcctatgtccactattattcctcgcatcaagatagagtcaaactgtctgttttctcatcaatgtttttgagagctttacgaatttgtagtcctgagttcatagatgaggaaatatccaaaatttatgaaataggtaatgatttaaaatacccaagaaatgtaattgataaatcttttaaagttgctagaaacactttttataatccaaaaaggggcaaccagccttattcaactaaaaatatgttggttctcccttaccatgaaaacttggttgatatgccttctcttaagacttttaatattaaagttgtattcaaaaatcttgatacagtaaaaaaaacttttgataaagaattccccccaaaatgttgatggatgtgtctataagattccttgtaaaatttgcgataaagtttattacggtcaaactggtaaaaatctcgaactaagattaaaacaacataaatatagcattagaactggacaagattccaatgctctatttattcatgtaagagattttaaccatccaattgattttcaaaaagttgagaaagtagtatcaagcaagtccatggtcgacaggaatataattgaatcttgtttcataaaaagcagttttgaaaataatatgaatatttcctttggtttatataaattagatccatttataattaatagaatttgggaagaatttaataatacactagacaaataattttttaattttcttgggtagaatagcttgggggtgagttgtgcaaaggacctatccaagttggctcgccgcgcatcacgtgtttaaccgttgtgggatctgatagtgaggtgctggccggaccccttatatagcttccttggatgcttcactttcatagttccttgataatgtgagtagtcacgaaagcgcttggaatttctctattctttcagagtggttgttttgcatattttgatatcacctgtttactgtgatcttattgcatatatatatatatatatatatatatatatatatatatatatatatatatatatatatatatatatatatatatatatatataaaattgggTGCGGGAGGGCAGaagagtaattggtggaatgatgaggtaaagagagtagtaagagagaaaaagttagcctacgagaggtttttacaaagtagaagtgatgcaaggagggaggagtatatggggGAGAAAAGAGacgttaagagagtagtgaaacaatgtaaaatgagagcaaatgagagagtgggtgagatgttatcacaAATTTTGCAGAGAATAAGAAAGTTTCGGAGAGTAATAAGTTCAGAAAGCCGAGGAAATGAATGGATTTGcgaattaaaaataggagaggagagttattagacagagttagaggtattgggaatatgggggaaatattttgaggaactgttaaatgttgatgaagataggaaagctgtgatttcgtgtattggACATTGAAATATGTCtcgtaggagtgagggagagccatttatgagtgtgggggaagtgcgtgaggcagtgggtagaaagaAAGACGGTAAAacagttgggattgatgggatgaagacagaaatgttaaaagtaagtagggatatagttttggagtggttggtgcttttatttaataaatgtatggaagagattaaggtacctagagattggcagtgTAAacagtgtaagaattatagggaaataagcctgttgaaTATATCTAGTAAAGTGTATGCTAGAGTTGCTATTAAAAGAATTacgagtaagatggagagcaggatcgtAGAGGAACAAAGAGATTTTAGGAAGGGCGGaaggtgtgtacaccaagtgcTGACAAACATATgggaaagaataaggtgatgaggatataaAATTTaagtaatggaagattggatttcagattggagggagagagtatggaggaagtgaatgtattcagatatttaggagtggacctgtcagcagatgggtctatgaaagatgaggtgaatcatagaattgacaagggAAAAAAGttaagtggtgcactgaggagtctgtaaagacaaagaatgttatccatggaagcaaaaaagTGGAAAGTATGAgactatagttataccaacgctcttgtatgggtgtgaagcatgggtagtgaatgttgcaacatggagaaggctggaggcagtggagatgtcgtgtctgagggcaatgtttggtgtgaatataatgcagagaatgtgTAGTTTAGAAATTAtgaggtgcagggttactaaaagtgttatcaagagggctgaggaggggttgctgacgTGGTTTGGATATTTACAGacgatggaacgaaatagaattactttgagagtgtataaatctgtagtggagggtaggaggggtagaggtcgacctttgaaaggttggagggaggaggtaaaggaggttttgtgtgcaaggggcttggacctccagcaagtatgcatgagcgtgctagataggagtgaggggagacaaatggttttaggacttgacgcgctgttggagagtgagcaaggtaacatttatgaaggggttcagggaaaccggcaggccggacttgagtcctggatatgggaagtacagtgcctgcacaacgaaggagaggtgttaatgctgcagttttataactgcaatgtaagcgcacctctggcaaaacagagatggagtgaatgatgataaaagattttcttcttcttcgggtcaccctgccttggtgggaaacggccgatgtgttattaaaattaacatatatatatatatatatatatatatatatatatatatatatatatatatatatatatatatatatatatatatatatatatatatatatttatttatttatttatcatcacactggccgattcccaccaaggcagggtggcccgaaaaagaaaaactttcaccatcattcactccatcactgtcttgccagaagggtgctttacactacagtttttaaactgcaacattaacacccctcctccaga harbors:
- the LOC128696232 gene encoding uncharacterized protein, giving the protein MVCLGQAVFHRYFLRVFVSNLISLLCLLTVDGILKVLMYTGLSATPSASFKRYLGTLNHVRRWYSGDIFDQNSSAFRSIQLVRGMHTKAFTDAHKSEVVLASQSDMVVTQWAFFGLVLTHGPQLGIHCTRSEEESLVHFWKCIGYLLGIDDRYNVCSGELEEVRRRCKAILKTVIVEGLQNPPEDFAIMADNMLHGIHMITPTVDPAAFVAFTHHLFSLQCSSQSLSWYSTFMFNLMTWVFEYVSCIPVVGEIVRVAENNLLSLNLFLCNSLPTVALCYRCLETSIVNIIMAVLALWTRTLHCLKFKQS